Proteins from a genomic interval of Amycolatopsis sp. cg13:
- a CDS encoding acyl-CoA dehydrogenase family protein, whose translation MTDQWNTPERQALRKMVADFTETEIAPHLPDWERDGAVPRALHEKAGTLGLLELGFPESAGGAGEFLDFLIANEQIQLSGGSMGLLGALMTHSIAAPHIAASGNADLIDRFVRPSLSGHKIGSLAVTEPGGGSDVASLRTTAVRDGDHYVVNGAKTYITSGSRADFVTTAVRTGGEGYGGVSLLVVETGTPGFSVGRKLDKMGCLCSDTAELFYDNVRVPAGNLVGPEGTGFKQIMKRFDSERLLLGVQAYSMAQRCLDLAIEWARTRITFGQPLAQRQVIRHKLAEMARQTTAARVFVRQVAERYATGERVSAEVAMAKNTAVFAAEHVVHEALQIFGGMGYMRESEVERHYRDARLLGIGGGATEVMNELIAKSLPLD comes from the coding sequence GTGACCGACCAGTGGAATACGCCGGAGCGGCAGGCGCTGCGCAAGATGGTCGCCGATTTCACCGAGACCGAGATCGCGCCGCACCTGCCGGACTGGGAGCGCGACGGAGCGGTGCCGCGGGCTTTGCACGAGAAGGCCGGGACGCTGGGCCTGCTCGAACTCGGTTTCCCGGAATCGGCGGGCGGCGCGGGGGAGTTCCTCGATTTCCTCATCGCGAACGAGCAGATCCAGCTCTCCGGCGGGAGCATGGGGCTGCTCGGCGCGCTGATGACGCACAGCATCGCCGCGCCGCACATCGCCGCGTCCGGGAACGCCGACCTGATCGACCGGTTCGTCCGTCCCTCCCTCTCCGGGCACAAGATCGGGTCGCTGGCGGTCACGGAGCCCGGCGGCGGTTCGGATGTTGCCTCCTTGCGCACGACCGCGGTGCGCGACGGCGACCACTACGTCGTGAACGGCGCCAAGACCTACATCACTTCGGGCAGCAGGGCTGATTTCGTGACCACGGCCGTGCGCACCGGAGGCGAGGGCTACGGCGGCGTGTCGCTGCTGGTCGTCGAAACCGGCACGCCCGGTTTCTCGGTGGGCCGGAAGCTCGACAAGATGGGCTGCCTCTGCTCGGACACCGCGGAACTGTTCTACGACAACGTCCGCGTCCCCGCCGGGAACCTCGTCGGCCCGGAAGGCACCGGCTTCAAACAGATCATGAAGCGCTTCGACAGCGAGCGGCTGCTCCTGGGCGTGCAGGCGTACTCGATGGCGCAGCGGTGCCTCGACCTGGCCATCGAATGGGCGCGCACCCGGATCACCTTCGGGCAGCCGCTCGCGCAACGCCAGGTCATCCGGCACAAGCTCGCCGAAATGGCCCGCCAGACCACCGCCGCACGGGTGTTCGTCCGCCAGGTCGCCGAGCGGTACGCCACGGGGGAGCGGGTCAGCGCCGAGGTCGCGATGGCCAAGAACACCGCGGTCTTCGCCGCCGAACACGTGGTGCACGAAGCGCTGCAGATCTTCGGCGGCATGGGCTACATGCGCGAGTCCGAAGTGGAGCGGCACTACCGCGACGCGCGGCTGCTCGGCATCGGCGGCGGCGCCACCGAGGTCATGAACGAACTGATCGCCAAGAGCCTTCCCCTCGACTAG
- a CDS encoding aldehyde dehydrogenase family protein, whose translation MNQETAAALAATVDMTIGGAGVAAPGTFGVVNPSTGEVFANAPRADKAVLDTALSDNAQAFESWRQDDAARRSYLDKAADAVAAATDDIAALISAEQGKVLTTAKHEVRTAVAWLRYYASLELPREIVQDNARGFSEVVRDPLGVVAAITPWNFPISLAMWKIAPALRAGNTVLLKPSPYTPLSSLRLGQALRDVLPPGVLNVVTGLDELGPWLTAHPAPRKISFTGSIETGKRVAAAAAADLKRVTLELGGNDPAIVLDDADVDAIADELFWGAFTNSGQICLAIKRVYAPRNRYQEVVDALVARAEQAVVGDPFDPASTIGPVSNRPQLDLVSELVSEAVEGGAVAASGGRRLDSNGFFYAPTILRDVSDGARIVDIEQFGPALPVVPYTDVDEVVGRINAGHYGLTATVWGSDADRAEEIARRLEYGTVSVNTHSGGIGPHLPFGGHKWSGLGVENGPWGLHGFTDLKLVHRKK comes from the coding sequence ATGAACCAGGAGACTGCGGCCGCTCTCGCGGCCACTGTGGACATGACGATCGGCGGCGCTGGTGTCGCCGCTCCCGGAACCTTCGGCGTGGTCAACCCGTCGACCGGCGAGGTTTTCGCCAACGCTCCCCGCGCGGATAAAGCTGTGCTGGACACGGCATTGTCGGACAACGCGCAGGCATTCGAGAGCTGGCGACAGGACGACGCGGCCCGGAGGTCCTATTTGGACAAGGCAGCGGATGCCGTCGCCGCCGCGACCGACGACATCGCGGCACTGATCTCGGCCGAGCAGGGCAAGGTCCTCACGACCGCCAAGCACGAGGTCCGCACCGCGGTGGCCTGGTTGCGCTACTACGCCTCGCTGGAATTGCCGCGGGAAATCGTGCAGGACAACGCCCGGGGTTTCAGCGAGGTCGTGCGCGATCCGCTCGGCGTGGTCGCCGCGATCACGCCGTGGAACTTCCCGATCAGCCTGGCGATGTGGAAGATCGCCCCGGCGCTGCGAGCCGGGAACACCGTGCTGCTCAAGCCGTCCCCGTACACCCCGCTGTCCAGCCTGCGTCTCGGCCAGGCACTGCGCGACGTGCTGCCGCCCGGCGTGCTGAACGTCGTCACCGGCCTCGACGAACTCGGCCCGTGGCTCACCGCGCACCCGGCGCCCAGGAAGATCAGCTTCACCGGTTCGATCGAGACCGGGAAGCGGGTCGCCGCCGCGGCCGCCGCCGACCTCAAGCGGGTCACCCTGGAACTCGGCGGCAACGACCCGGCCATCGTGCTCGACGACGCCGACGTGGACGCCATCGCCGACGAGCTTTTCTGGGGCGCCTTCACCAACAGCGGCCAGATCTGCCTCGCGATCAAACGGGTTTACGCCCCGCGGAACAGGTATCAGGAGGTCGTGGACGCACTGGTCGCGCGCGCCGAACAGGCCGTGGTCGGCGACCCGTTCGACCCGGCCAGCACGATAGGCCCGGTCAGCAACCGCCCGCAACTCGACCTGGTGTCCGAGCTGGTATCGGAGGCGGTCGAGGGCGGTGCGGTCGCGGCCAGCGGCGGGCGTCGTCTCGACAGCAACGGATTCTTTTACGCGCCAACGATTCTGCGCGACGTCTCGGACGGAGCCCGGATTGTCGATATCGAACAGTTCGGCCCGGCGCTCCCCGTCGTCCCGTACACCGACGTGGACGAGGTCGTCGGACGCATCAACGCCGGGCATTACGGCCTGACCGCGACGGTATGGGGCTCCGACGCCGACCGGGCCGAGGAGATCGCCCGCCGGCTCGAGTACGGGACGGTGTCGGTCAACACCCATTCCGGCGGCATCGGCCCGCACCTTCCCTTCGGCGGCCACAAATGGAGCGGGCTCGGCGTGGAGAACGGCCCCTGGGGGCTGCACGGATTCACCGACCTCAAGCTCGTCCACCGCAAGAAATGA